The Plasmodium chabaudi chabaudi strain AS genome assembly, chromosome: 14 genome contains the following window.
TATATTTCATTGCatttgaaataataaataaatatgcaagACGAAATACGTATATATacgtataaaatataatgataaataacaaatattcatattctATACTTTGAAAGAACACTCTGCTATATTAAGCAAGTATAACCATGAGAATAattccatatttataacaaagtcaaaataatatatatatcgaGGATATATTGCGCTCATCTGAGCTAATCAGACAATTAAGTGTCTCGTATCggtatattaaatttaaaaattagcAAATAATGCCACTgttaatttgtatttataataaatatacatatttgtatatgaTGAATATTATTCGTTACacaaaaagtaaaaaaaatatataaaacaaacgTCCCGAAagtattatgaatatataaaataagcataaattaatgaatatgaacaaaatacaaaacatataacacatataagtttatttaataggcttcatctttttctatccattttcaataaaaaaatattaaagtaGAAGAAaaggatataaatatgcatgcatataatatgaattcATAAATAGAGGGAAAtgcatttaataataattaatttaaaattaattgtgcaatacatattaaatataaaaagatgCAGTGTTACACATTTGTACGTGcatattcttttataaaaaatcaacAACAATGATacaatacatttttatcttcatATAAGatctatataaaatattatctaaACTTACACAGTCATTTATAATCAATATgaagtaaataaaaactgTATGTATGTTTtgtttatgtattttacatattaataCGGATGTTTTAATATAGAATGCTAATATAGTAATTCGATatagtataaataataaattattttgttatgcTTTTGAAACAGGTTCGCAAAGCATATCATCGGAATTAGTTAACAAACAACTTAAATAAGTtccttttaaaaatataatgtagATACGGTCTGTatctatttatttttactttttgtTCATCAAAAATGTAATTTAATTTCTCATTATCTTGCGTTAACAATAATCCATTAGCCACTTGCTCATTAACAATctgaaaaaatgatgaaaaaataaaaaatacatgaaaacaatatattattttgtgtcTCTCTAGTTATAAAGgcataatatacatatcgaatatttatatagagAGAGAATAGCAAAACAGACATATACATGCATGGTATTGAACAACTAAAAATCAAGATTATCATGCACAAATAGGGGAAATGAAAAACTATATCTTACCATTTTCTTCAAGTGCATGAGCATATCTGCtcctatttttataaggcAATACTTAACCACGTCTTTATACTTATTAACAAGAAGAGGGATAAGGGCTTTTGCAAGCTTTATGTTTCTGtaataactttttaataaattctttcctaataataatttcatGGTTATTCCTCCTTTATCTAATGTACATTGATGAACATCAACATATGCCAATATAATTTGTAAATCATTCATACAATGTTCATAAacaagaaatatatttaatacttTAGGTGAACAGAAAAAACCAccttttttgttaaattttaattttgataataatacagTAAATTCGTATTCAAAGCCATTTCTATGATCAAgatattttcctttttttttatttttattattgttatttctATTAAAAGCTTCTGCCCATGCTTTTATTGGATTCATCTtgactttttttaaagcgAAATCAGCAGATAAGTCTAAAATTGAATTTAGTGTTAATAAACATTCACCAGATATAAATCCATTTACGTACAATTTCTTGTACAATTCTTTACACGTATTAaatatcataatatataattctcCTTCTCTTTCTTTTCTAATGATTTGTTTTCTATAAGAAGAATTAAATACACCACCTTTTGTTTTACCatatttatctttattttttcgataATTTTCGTGGCTTCTTGATCTTCTTATTTCATCAAATTGcttattttgaatttttatttttggtCTTCGTAAAAATCGATAAAATGCactattgtttttttgataCCTATCTTTAAcatattcaaaatttattgtTTGGTCTGTATCATATCGAATTTCCATGAAATTATCTTcgatattattatcttcgttattatttgtattatcatAATCCTCCATATTTTGTCtattttcttcaatatCTTTTCCATTTAAATTACCTTTTTCTTTAGTATAATCACGTCGTTTTCTTCTTGGTTTGCAccttaataaattaaatatactaGCGCTTACTGAATACCTAGGTTTGTTATTACCATATTTATCACCTCGACTATCTACATCACTATTAGTTATTGATACCCTTTTCTCATTTGTGTCCTTTGTAGAAATCTTAATTCCAAAAGgtctttttttatgatacaTTATATAACTATCTTTACGATAAttagtattaaaaaaagacgaTATTCTTTTACCATTATTATCCAaggtaaataaattttgatacgttaaatattcatcattttgATTTTCATTGTTCTTATTTTCTACTTTAGGTTTATTTGTAACATTATCATCACCGCCCTCATCGCAATTATTTAATCGGATATTATTAGTATCATTATAGTTATCCGATTTCTCACCTATGTTGCATTTTTCAATTTGATCCTTTTCaagatttatattttttcttgaGTTTATTTCTGTTAAATCAACTTTTCCTTCATCATTCAAAGGATccttttgaatttttataacaaaatcatcattcattattaattcattttcacctttttgtaaatttcttaaatttatagtactatcattatttatacttgGTAAAATACCAAGGTCCTTAATATcagttaatatattttcttttttcttatttatatcatcattGCTTATATTTCCCTTGGAACAATCCATTTGggttttttttccttcttCGAGACAATTTGATTCGTTCTCATTTGTGGATTCATTTTTACTATCGCTTTCCTTCTTATGGCTATCATTATTAATGCTAaggatattatttttctttttttgtttatcaCCACTTTCAGGATTTTTTGAgtcattattttgttcatttatgttgtatgtattttttataacaagATAGTTATCACTCAAAGTTTTGGGTACATCTGTAGCATGCTCAATTAATCTTAGGTTATATTTAGGATCAAATTTATCCTCTTTATTATCCTTATTATCTACGATATTCTCGATAACAGTAAAATTATCCCTGTTATCGCgaattcttttaaattctctataattcattttatttattaatcgGTCATACGTTTTTATtgaaattttatcataattgAATACGTTTaagtttttcatttttttatgtactATAACGTTATCAGTAATTACTGAATCGATTTCTGAATTGTCATTTgaatttgaatatatattatttaatgataaagaattattttgtatattaaaattattgtcGTCTTCGTCATTACTGTTATAATTGTTTCGAATCACATTTATTCTCATTtcgtttttatatatattagtataacttttttttcttctagCCATAAAATCCCCTACTTTGTGTTTCATACTTGAGCttctttttccttttttattatcagtTCTATCCTTATTAACCCAAATATTGTAATCAATATTGTTACGAAGTCCTTTATCACTACCAGCATTACCataatgattttttattccatttatttctcctttatttgtataactATATTCATCACTATTATCATCATCttcaatatataaataattatttttcgtactttttaattcatcaacttcgtttttcttttcattattttttttatgaagtTTTTCATCTGAACTATCTTCCAAAATGTTCGTATCATCTCTTAAAGCATTAGAATcgttattaatattatcattttctccCAATTTGCGACTCGTTTTCCCTTTACCAtctatattattctttGTCCCTTGATTTATTGCGCTAGGCGACGTTTTGTTATGAGCCTGGCTTactttattcatattatccTTAGAAAATTGTTCGCTCAAATTTTCTATTGCTGTTTGAGACTCAGTGTAACGCTCCCACGCCGAAATATCACACGCGCTGATATCTTGTaaacatgcatatatatctGGTAACCCTAAATCAAACTCtccatatttattcatttttctcCAATATAATTCAGgaactattttatttgaaaaatataatacatttgtatcattaaaaagccaataatttttcaaatttttttttctaatagaaaaattataatcaatcatttttaaaacctTTTCTAAATATACAATTCGAAATGGATTGGGgggataaatatttaacattttatataaacattcaAATGTTAAACCTTGTATggttaatattaataatacacTTCCACTAATGTAATAAGCTAATTCGGTTGTTAATTTGTCATTTATCTTGTTTTCAGCTTCTATACGTAAACCTAAAACTAAAACTATACCACCTCTTAAACCACcccatattaataataatatttctttccAATTTATTGGATAACCAATTCTTGATAAAAACggtgtaaataataatatcattattgCTCTAgcaattaataaaaataaatatgttaatgCGATGTATactaaaaattgtaaattatctttaaatacattttcCATCATTCCAACAGTTATTATTCctgatataataaaaatacttgAATTACCCATAAGTGCTAATACTTCAACAATTTCTTTATGTTTTCTTTGTGCTATTTCATCTAAAGCTATATGCCCATAagcattaataaataatccaTAACACACTATAGATAATGGCCCAGATAAATTAAAGCAATATtcagaaataaaataacataaataGCACATCGTTATTGTAGCCAAGCAttgattataataatattttctaaacATATTCATCCATATAAATGTTAATATTGCCATGCCAATACCAAATACGGGacttaaaaatagtaactttacaaaaagaataatatattgaGATGCGTTCGCCTTATATCCAattgttaaataaaaaaaaaattgaaataatAACACCGAACTACCATCATTTATCAGTGATTCTACATGAAACATCGAACTTATTTTTGTAGGCGCATCAACtactaataaaattgataaaactGCAACAGGATCGGTAGATGATAATATAGAAGCTAACAAAAAACTACTGGATAATGGCGATTGCTCTTGCTTATACATAAATGtgtaataaaacaaaaaaccTAATATGGCTACTTGCAATGCTACACCGACCACAGCTAGTGCTATACCtccatatataaaatttttaaaagcataataattaatatctTGAGTAgcttcatataataatataggtaataatacaaaatataaaacggATGCATCAATATTCCTTGCATTAATTATAGATTTGTGTAAAGGGTTTTCTTCAAACatgttaaaatttttagcTATTCCATATGTGCACATTCCGTACAAAAACCATATCACAGATACTGGAATACTtaacttatttatttttgataaaataaattgtatCATTGTAgcagatataaatataaaacaataaagtACTAAACCTTCTGATATTGTATCAGATACTGATGATAATCCATTTTGGGCTGCTTCAAAACTATCCATCCCAAGATTACatatatcttttaattcacttacttttattttttgtggaTATTTGCTTTCGTCTAAAATTCGATTCTTTTTTAACGCATCATAATGtattgaatttttattattatgagtTGTTAAACcaatatcatattttgtgGGAAAATCGGAATACCAGAATTCTTCATATGCTactttaaatttattaataattttatcataatacCTTACACCCTTCTTTTCGGATTTGCTACCTTCATTTTGTTCGGTGGCATTAGAATTTTCCTTCCCATAACAATTTTGTGATTCAAAACCAATACTATTGTTTACATCCCTTGATTGTATTACAACATCGTGGCTTACTTCATTTGTATTTcctccattttttaataaaaaaaataataaagttaattttaataataggaaatttctgtattttttgatataactaaaaaaatattgacttttttttttagtttttttattatatttaaccAACTTTAAACTGGGCATTTTCAATTGTCGAGTAATACTactttatatgcatttatattGGGTCTTTTGTGAATATGCAAgtacaaatatttacataatatatgtactaTAAAAACTTAAAtggaattatataaatggtATTCTAACACCATATCAACAAGCAAAAATATagacataataaaataacgtaattaaaaataatatgaaaaaataataaataaaatagaaaagtgataaaataaatgcaaaGGAAACTGTATCGTATTAATTTTTGGAAGCatcacaaaataaattactagtatttctctttttataaaagaattatatgcatataaattaatttgcTTGTTTCCTAATGCaattttacataaaaataaaattcaatTATAATCACTATCAAAAAGTGTTGATAtcttataattaaattacaattgttttaatttcaactgtttattaatatatacattcaTCATTTATAGACATTTACAGGCATCCATTTCATCACATACACACATCGGAAATGAATGTTTTCGAATTCCTCTTATTTatcataaattaatatatacacatatattattttttataatgttcaaaagaattaatcataaataaaaatatgaaatatcaCAGTTAGATgaatatctatatataaagttattaaaaatgccAAATTAGTGTCAAAATTAACAATTATCACTAAAATTTATGCAGATATAGGGATATGCCATGATATATATCCAATTATGTACTATATgcatagatatatatatatataatatttttagttagtatttatatttattaaaacaaaCTAATTGctttaaattatacaaatttaaaaaattttaaaatatataaacattatGTTTTAATGTTCTCCATATGTAATAGCTATATAGCAACGATATCAATTTACATacaatgaaaaattttaatttatactaaattcaaaatgttgtatgtaatattaaagaatatatattttttgcaaaaaaaatcataatattcgcatataatatattaaataaaaataattacaataattattatttaattacaCTTGCAAATAGCGTTTGCGTACAACATATTTTACCataatatcattttaaATCCCGTGCAACAATAGTAGCATGCAATAATCTTTAATgcaatttgtttttttcaattaaaTCCTAAAGttaacatataaatacgcatatataattatatgttgataataataaaaaaacgaaagtagttatatatggatgcaaaatgaaataaacatattaaaaaggaaaaaaaatatataattatccaACTTtccattataattaattatacgAAAATAACCAACAACAATATGCATATCATGCACAAATTATATCGTAATGTTCCAAATATCCAATCTGTATagctatataataataatatataactctaagcttttaaaaatacgtatatatttatacaactATAgctcattttttatagtgcaaataaaaaaaaaaaaatatatttttttaaaataaataatttatacataCCACTAAATaccattattttatatatatccttattttacatttagtgaatatatattttttaatttttcttattttccAAATCGAAGGGTAGAAAGTATCTGGAATTGCATGTAAAGTAAGTTAAAGTATGctcttaaattttattacctTCGAATACGATAATAATTTCTCACATacattatttctttaatttcCTATGGCAAATATCCAAGAgttcattatataataaaatgaaaatcatataaatatataagccATGTCAAACGATAAGCatagtaataatttttttagtgaattcaacatatataataagaaaaatgcGAAAAAAGTTGTATACAGATATTTTCAGAATAGAACGCAAAAACAAACTAAGTATATAACATTGTCGTTACTTGCGTTTAGTGGtgcttttatatatataaccaCAAAAGCATATGATAGGAACATATTTTACTTAAACAATGAAGTTTACAATAAACtaagcaaaaaatatgatatatctTCACcggtaaaataaaaaaatataaaaatataaaaataaaattctataattttattaacaatacAACTAATCAAATGCCAAAGCTGCAAATCAtgttaattattaataaagcAACATCACATTGAtctatatatagatatatgtatttacttgcttaattaaaaaaactatttGGCAAATAATTATCTCTGATTAGTGTATGTTAAGTATATTagatatttaaattaatacatattaattattacatttaGTTGTCGTCTACACTATTcgtatttaaatatttctttttatgtAATACCTTcgttatgttttttttagtttgaAGCTCAAAACAGAGCTTTCGgtcatatttttgtaaaggCTAAAAGAAAAGATTTAGAGCTTGATTCGAAGCCCCTGGTGTCACaaatcattaaaattaatgataaagaataataaattcatagttttaaaatactatcacaatatggaaaattaaTTTGGTTATGCTTTAACTACCctcacatatattttttataccagttaataatttttagtaaaaatatttgcaaaatcagaaaatgatatacaTTATCTTAcgaaaaaaagataaatttaattcattacaaatatagaaaatacacaatatttctatatttgtTCATTAACTCCAAATTGTTTAAAACCCaggatattttttttatttaaaattaattatgcTTACATGTGTATATAACGACTTACTATAGAAATTTtccataataataaataaaatatttatcagTATATgggaaataatatacttattaCTTTAATgttgttttatttcatgTAAATTCACAATTAaggtattattttttatattaaattattttttttaatatctatttttttttattttttagtgtTTATATTTCAACCATCTTATTATAGTTTTATATGTACTttcttaatttattttttaaactttaattgtaattaaaattttttttgaaactTATCAAAAGTATATCGTATTCTTAAAAGtcttattttcatatttaccAATTTGCTTGTGCTATATAAGTACACATATTATgggatattttttatttccttttatcCACCCTTTTGCATTATGCAATTTTTGTGCTAAAAACCACAGGCATTTCAGTAAAcgttttttaattacattacaaatttcttttttctctttttcatGCCTactatatgtatatatatttttaattatttaaaaaaaaaaaacctAAACTCATTTTTAACAGCTAATTGTAAGCATAGATTTTGATTAAAGATGTCTATATCTTTATccaaataatattctttCGATTACTGTTAAACTTGAATAAATGCATTCTTAAGGGGAAAATGATAACTGACTCGGAAGCACCAAGTAAATAATCAatataaaactttttatataaatatttgtataatattaaattcatgtatatatgatacATATTTACAATTATGACATTTAATTCTCCaatttttcgttttttaaGCCTATAACTTTAATAGTGATGATGAAGCCCCATGTGAATATTTGAATGATGTTTATGCTATAAGTGAAGACACATTTTCGATAAAAATCATAAAACAAATTGGATATGTAaacttttaattattattatatttattgatcaatttgtttcattaatgttgatatttattttatcttttcttttcatgacttttttatttactttattatttttttaagggTTATTATAATCCCACAAATGGCCACAAAgtaaaatgtaaaaaaaaattattaaaaaataataataactcTTCTATTCGCAAAAATAagtgatatttttttaaaattatgaaacaTATACCTATAaatttacttatttattcACCCATTTCCTTCCATTTTTGAAGTGATATACTATGAACTTGGCTCTGAAGATACAATAACAGCGGCTGATGTCTATCTAGGAAAAAATGGTTCTACAAAATTgcctttttcattttgtttctAATTTCGTGTACTTGCAtactttaattttgttatagctgaataataatatatgtgcataCATTTCTAATGTTTACATATTcatgaatatttaattttatttgtttatagaTCAAATACCCTATGTGTGTGAAATTGCATTGAAATGCATGAAACCTAACGAAGTTTGTATTGTTCAAGCTccaaaaatattcaaaagtAATCAACTATAGCCTTGTTccataaaaatacatatacatacacatatatatttatttatactcccattttttacattcatATACATCACTTTGTATTGCTTCACCTCTTTAACAGAGATATTTCGAAATTCCGAGCAAATACccaaatatgataaaaaggAAACCTTTAGGGTAGCTTTTAAAAAGGGActacaatttaaaaagaaatgcGTCGATAAATATTCTGCAATCCCCATAGTTAATCAACTTAAAAGAATCAAATTAAGCTCAAATGATGTAAAATTACTATTAAGAAAACACCAAATTTATAGTAACAACAATaacgaaaataaaaatacagtTAAAATTGATAGTGATTTCACCCCTGAAACCATCAATCATATTGTAAACACCAATCCAGAAAGCAgccaaaatgaaaatacgcaatatttaaaattagacgatataaacaatttaaaatataagtttttaaatgaaGATGATATCTGTAcatttgttatttatttaaaagattTTTGCAGAGTTGATACActaaatgatgataaaacCATAACAAAAGAGGTTATAAAAGAGGGTAAAGGGGTTATTTCccctaaaaaaaatgattatatcgatttttttatacaagaAAAGtcaaataaagaatatatcCATATGATTTTTGATTTGAATAATCTAAGATATAGAGGTTTATTTAAAGTTTtgcaaaatatgaaaaaaggagaaatatcaaaaataacCCTTAAAGGCATAGAATGctttcatataaattattcaaaggaaaatatttatacaaataaagaatCTGAAGAGAAGAAAATGGACccatataataatcataAAGCTCTACTAAATAATGTAGATCGTCCAATTTCCAGAAATAACCATGGGAATGATAGTACTTGTGATGGAAATAGGGAAAATACTAATAACATAGAAACaagtgaaaataatataagcaTAAATAGTGAAgggaataatataaataacgaAATTACAAAAAGTGAAAAGGAGCTAATTGTAGAGTTAGTATGTTTTAAAAGGTCAAAAActgtaaatataaagtcaataataaatatgaatcgCACAGAAAagttctttttttatttatatgaagaCAATCGAAAATACTATAATAAACCTATTATCGATGCCAATTGTGAATTGATTATTCATATGAGCatttctaaaaatattaataaagaGAAAAGGGGCAAGCTATTTTTGCCAATCAAATTTTATAGTAGTAATAatagttatataaaaaagtcTAAAGcttattttcttttctctTATGGATCTTGCTTTACTTCACCTATTTGGTTTTATGAATCTTTCAAAGGAATGAAAGAAGGGGATGAACTAATTATAcctatatcaaaaaataaaaatatttgctCGGAAgactattttatttatcatcttttatatgatgatatatttcTAAAGGATCAAAGTTTAACCCCAATTCAAAAATTAACTTCTGCTGGTGTAACgaaagaaattaaaaatagaagAAACAATGAACGTAATGAAGGGCTAGTAAAAGAAAGAGAATCAATTGTATCATCCCAAATTCATATTGAGGACACTAACACATCagcgaaaaaaataaaaaacattgaAAGTTCGGCAAAAAACACTAACTTAAGAAATAAAGCAATCAATCATGAGAAAAAATTCTTAAAATGGCTAATTTCCAACAGAAATTTAGGAAAAGGCTTTTTTCTAATAGACGGATTAAAGAAACGAACAGTTAACCGCTTTTGCAAatcctttttttctttgcAAAACCATTTTATTGAAGAATTTAACTATATTGAAAACATAAACAGgcttcctttttatttgcgttcttttaaaaaagttaagAGAAATATACtatctaaaaaaattgttaacattcaaaaaaaaaaaaaaattaagccCATTCAACTTATAAATGCAATAAACCGACATCAGTGTGATACATACAATTCTTCTGAACAA
Protein-coding sequences here:
- a CDS encoding sodium/hydrogen exchanger, putative; the encoded protein is MPSLKLVKYNKKTKKKSQYFFSYIKKYRNFLLLKLTLLFFLLKNGGNTNEVSHDVVIQSRDVNNSIGFESQNCYGKENSNATEQNEGSKSEKKGVRYYDKIINKFKVAYEEFWYSDFPTKYDIGLTTHNNKNSIHYDALKKNRILDESKYPQKIKVSELKDICNLGMDSFEAAQNGLSSVSDTISEGLVLYCFIFISATMIQFILSKINKLSIPVSVIWFLYGMCTYGIAKNFNMFEENPLHKSIINARNIDASVLYFVLLPILLYEATQDINYYAFKNFIYGGIALAVVGVALQVAILGFLFYYTFMYKQEQSPLSSSFLLASILSSTDPVAVLSILLVVDAPTKISSMFHVESLINDGSSVLLFQFFFYLTIGYKANASQYIILFVKLLFLSPVFGIGMAILTFIWMNMFRKYYYNQCLATITMCYLCYFISEYCFNLSGPLSIVCYGLFINAYGHIALDEIAQRKHKEIVEVLALMGNSSIFIISGIITVGMMENVFKDNLQFLVYIALTYLFLLIARAIMILLFTPFLSRIGYPINWKEILLLIWGGLRGGIVLVLGLRIEAENKINDKLTTELAYYISGSVLLILTIQGLTFECLYKMLNIYPPNPFRIVYLEKVLKMIDYNFSIRKKNLKNYWLFNDTNVLYFSNKIVPELYWRKMNKYGEFDLGLPDIYACLQDISACDISAWERYTESQTAIENLSEQFSKDNMNKVSQAHNKTSPSAINQGTKNNIDGKGKTSRKLGENDNINNDSNALRDDTNILEDSSDEKLHKKNNEKKNEVDELKSTKNNYLYIEDDDNSDEYSYTNKGEINGIKNHYGNAGSDKGLRNNIDYNIWVNKDRTDNKKGKRSSSMKHKVGDFMARRKKSYTNIYKNEMRINVIRNNYNSNDEDDNNFNIQNNSLSLNNIYSNSNDNSEIDSVITDNVIVHKKMKNLNVFNYDKISIKTYDRLINKMNYREFKRIRDNRDNFTVIENIVDNKDNKEDKFDPKYNLRLIEHATDVPKTLSDNYLVIKNTYNINEQNNDSKNPESGDKQKKKNNILSINNDSHKKESDSKNESTNENESNCLEEGKKTQMDCSKGNISNDDINKKKENILTDIKDLGILPSINNDSTINLRNLQKGENELIMNDDFVIKIQKDPLNDEGKVDLTEINSRKNINLEKDQIEKCNIGEKSDNYNDTNNIRLNNCDEGGDDNVTNKPKVENKNNENQNDEYLTYQNLFTLDNNGKRISSFFNTNYRKDSYIMYHKKRPFGIKISTKDTNEKRVSITNSDVDSRGDKYGNNKPRYSVSASIFNLLRCKPRRKRRDYTKEKGNLNGKDIEENRQNMEDYDNTNNNEDNNIEDNFMEIRYDTDQTINFEYVKDRYQKNNSAFYRFLRRPKIKIQNKQFDEIRRSRSHENYRKNKDKYGKTKGGVFNSSYRKQIIRKEREGELYIMIFNTCKELYKKLYVNGFISGECLLTLNSILDLSADFALKKVKMNPIKAWAEAFNRNNNNKNKKKGKYLDHRNGFEYEFTVLLSKLKFNKKGGFFCSPKVLNIFLVYEHCMNDLQIILAYVDVHQCTLDKGGITMKLLLGKNLLKSYYRNIKLAKALIPLLVNKYKDVVKYCLIKIGADMLMHLKKMIVNEQVANGLLLTQDNEKLNYIFDEQKVKINRYRPYLHYIFKRNLFKLFVN
- a CDS encoding tetratricopeptide repeat protein, putative gives rise to the protein MITDSEAPTYNFNSDDEAPCEYLNDVYAISEDTFSIKIIKQIGYGYYNPTNGHKVKLIYYELGSEDTITAADVYLGKNDQIPYVCEIALKCMKPNEVCIVQAPKIFKKIFRNSEQIPKYDKKETFRVAFKKGLQFKKKCVDKYSAIPIVNQLKRIKLSSNDVKLLLRKHQIYSNNNNENKNTVKIDSDFTPETINHIVNTNPESSQNENTQYLKLDDINNLKYKFLNEDDICTFVIYLKDFCRVDTLNDDKTITKEVIKEGKGVISPKKNDYIDFFIQEKSNKEYIHMIFDLNNLRYRGLFKVLQNMKKGEISKITLKGIECFHINYSKENIYTNKESEEKKMDPYNNHKALLNNVDRPISRNNHGNDSTCDGNRENTNNIETSENNISINSEGNNINNEITKSEKELIVELVCFKRSKTVNIKSIINMNRTEKFFFYLYEDNRKYYNKPIIDANCELIIHMSISKNINKEKRGKLFLPIKFYSSNNSYIKKSKAYFLFSYGSCFTSPIWFYESFKGMKEGDELIIPISKNKNICSEDYFIYHLLYDDIFLKDQSLTPIQKLTSAGVTKEIKNRRNNERNEGLVKERESIVSSQIHIEDTNTSAKKIKNIESSAKNTNLRNKAINHEKKFLKWLISNRNLGKGFFLIDGLKKRTVNRFCKSFFSLQNHFIEEFNYIENINRLPFYLRSFKKVKRNILSKKIVNIQKKKKIKPIQLINAINRHQCDTYNSSEQIRENIKDEKRKTKFSFIMNSLKSVYFDKNFYEKDAILKIKIVKILCKKKDSWNMNIKEQVEDLKIYNRIGNDFMKINLYYAASIYYKKGFDILRFSKIYNLIFEEKKTDILHSQKDEQIREFTIYMEKILTNLSNCLYKLNHYNESINFADKALIINPQNVKPIYWKNMSYLQLNKHNEILQNLNNPFCLNNTSLLKLYNTARMIKKTHDTKFNSLFYGMYGQK